In Elephas maximus indicus isolate mEleMax1 chromosome 7, mEleMax1 primary haplotype, whole genome shotgun sequence, the following proteins share a genomic window:
- the LOC126078833 gene encoding tripartite motif-containing protein 43-like, whose translation MDSAFQKELTCFICLKYLTDPVTIGCGHSFCQACVCLSWEGAKIPARCPICRNTSEQTEFRTNIVLKNLVSLTRQASLCQFLSSEEQMCGTHKETKKMFCEESKNLLCLLCSNSQEHEAHSHCSIECAVEEYREKLIKEMRSLWKNIQKNQRNLNEESKITNLWRYYVCLLSEIISSEYQKLHPILLEEEKQHLEGLKNEGKKIFQQLKKSEATMVQKGRHLREMYEELMNMCHKSDVELLQDLGDILTRSESMQLNMPQPVNPALSARPITGLIDRFRQFRVEISFSYEISSQNIMLFDDVRSLRLRRDLQEAPFPSGRSHYFAAWGDQAFTSGKYYWEIEVDSSWDWAVGVCKDTWLRKDSSTVPSEDTFLFLCVKEDNRYNLLTTSPVLSQYIEKPLGQVGVYVDFDSRSVSFVNVAKSSLIWAYPACSFNYPLRPFFYTGHT comes from the exons ATGGATTCAGCCTTCCAGAAGGAACTCACCTGCTTCATCTGCTTGAAGTACCTTACAGATCCTGTCACCATAGGCTGTGGACACAGCTTCTGTCAGGCCTGTGTCTGCCTTTCCTGGGAAGGAGCCAAAATTCCTGCCCGTTGCCCCATATGCAGGAACACATCAGAGCAAACAGAGTTCAGAACCAACATTGTACTGAAGAATCTGGTGTCCCTTACCAGACAAGCCAGTCTCTGCCAGTTTCTGAGCTCTGAGGAACAGATGTGTGGGACACACAAGGAGACAAAGAAGATGTTCTGCGAAGAGAGCAAGAACCTGCTCTGTTTGCTCTGCTCTAACTCTCAAGAGCACGAAGCTCACAGTCACTGTTCCATAGAATGCGCTGTTGAGGAATACCGG GAGAAGCTCATAAAGGAAATGAGATCTTTatggaaaaatattcaaaaaaatcagagaaatctgAATGAGGAGAGCAAAATAACCAACCTGTGGAGA TATTATGTGTGTCTACTGTCAGAGATTATCAGCTCTGAGTATCAGAAATTGCATCCGATTCTCCTTGAGGAAGAAAAACAACATTTAGAGGGACTGAAAAATGAAGGCAAGAAGATATTTCAGCAACTGAAGAAAAGTGAAGCCACAATGGTTCAAAAGGGGAGGCACCTGAGAGAAATGTATGAGGAGCTGATGAATATGTGCCATAAATCAGATGTGGAGTTGCTCCAG GATTTGGGAGACATTTTGACAAG GAGCGAGTCCATGCAGCTGAACATGCCCCAGCCTGTGAACCCAGCGCTCAGTGCCAGGCCCATCACTGGCCTGATAGACAGGTTCCGCCAGTTCCGAG TGGAAATTTCCTTCAGTTATGAAATAAGCAGTCAGAATATCATGCTGTTTGATGACGTGAGAAGTCTGAGGCTTAGACGTGACCTTCAAGAGGCACCTTTTCCTTCTGGAAGATCTCACTACTTTGCTGCATGGGGAGACCAGGCCTTCACCTCTGGAAAATACTACTGGGAGATAGAAGTGGACAGCTCTTGGGACTGGGCTGTAGGAGTCTGTAAGGATACTTGGTTAAGGAAGGACAGCTCAACGGTCCCGTCTGAggacacttttctttttttatgtgtgaagGAGGATAATCGTTACAATCTCTTGACCACCTCCCCAGTGCTTTCTCAGTATATAGAGAAACCTCTGGGACAGGTAGGTGTGTATGTAGATTTTGACAGTAGAAGTGTGAGTTTTGTTAATGTTGCCAAAAGTTCCCTCATATGGGCATACCCAGCTTGCTCCTTCAATTATcccctcaggcctttcttttacacTGGCCACACATGA